One genomic region from Xenopus laevis strain J_2021 chromosome 2L, Xenopus_laevis_v10.1, whole genome shotgun sequence encodes:
- the tbx15.L gene encoding T-box transcription factor TBX15 has protein sequence MSERRRSPVSLSSRAHAFSVESLIGANKKRKIREWDEKRLDLSMGSVSPRGELGEDSGPCLDLNPDSEHSTSSDTEVLAERTSCSYESCPDLAPSRVPDPQPLSVSSMEEIQVELQCADLWKRFHEIGTEMIITKAGRRMFPAMRVKILGLDPHQQYYIAMDIVPVDNKRYRYVYHSSKWMVAGNADSPVPPRVYVHPDSLASGDTWMRQVVSFDKLKLTNNELDDQGHIILHSMHKYQPRIHVIRKDFSSDLSPTKPVPTGEGVKTFSFPETVFTTVTAYQNQQITRLKIDRNPFAKGFRDSGRNRTGLEAIMETYAFWRPPVRTLTFEDFTTMQKQQGGSTGTSPTTSSTGTPSPSASSHLLSPSCSPPSFHLNPNSFNVGCRENQLCNLNLSEYPACARSNMAALQSYAGLSDNGYNRLQSGNSSGPQAHETFMPQRTSSLISGMPTPPSLPSNSKMDTYSGQLGSYPTSQFQYMMQSGNPSSGSSSSHMFGGGHMQQGSYNAFSLHNPYNLYGYNFPSSPRLAASPEKLTAPQGTLLCSSPSNVPFGERQYLSTGMDAMHMIGSPSANQQAANGCDSRQYGSVPGSSSQMSVHMV, from the exons ATGAGCGAGAGGAGAAGGTCCCCAGTGTCTCTCAGCTCCCGGGCTCACGCCTTCTCTGTAGAGTCGCTCATTGGGGCCAACAAGAAGCGCAAGATCCGCGAGTGGGACGAGAAACGCTTGGATTTGTCTATGGGAAGTGTCAGCCCCCGCGGGGAACTCGGGGAAGACTCGGGGCCCTGCCTGGACCTCAACCCCG ATTCTGAGCACAGCACCAGTTCTGATACAGAAGTTCTGGCCGAACGGACCTCTTGCTCCTATGAGTCGTGCCCGGACTTGGCTCCCTCCAGGGTCCCAGACCCCCAACCTCTCTCTGTGTCCTCTATGGAGGAGATCCAGGTGGAGCTGCAGTGCGCTGACCTCTGGAAAAGGTTCCACGAAATCGGCACTGAGATGATCATCACTAAGGCAGGCAG GAGGATGTTCCCAGCCATGAGGGTGAAGATCTTAGGCCTTGATCCCCaccaacaatattacattgcaatggACATCGTTCCTGTGGACAACAAGAGATACAG GTACGTCTATCACAGCTCCAAATGGATGGTGGCTGGAAATGCCGACTCCCCGGTGCCGCCCCGTGTTTATGTCCATCCGGATTCTCTGGCTTCTGGGGACACTTGGATGAGACAAGTGGTCAGCTTTGATAAACTCAAACTCACCAACAACGAGCTGGATGACCAGGGCCAT ATTATCTTGCACTCTATGCACAAGTATCAGCCGCGCATCCACGTCATACGCAAAGACTTCAGTAGCGACTTGTCCCCCACAAAGCCCGTACCAACCGGAGAGGGCGTCAAGACTTTCAGCTTCCCCGAAACCGTATTCACCACAGTGACCGCCTATCAGAACCAGCAG ATCACTCGGCTGAAGATTGACAGGAACCCGTTTGCCAAAGGATTCCGAGACTCTGGGAGGAACCG CACCGGCCTGGAGGCCATCATGGAGACGTATGCGTTCTGGAGGCCACCGGTCCGTACCCTTACCTTTGAAGATTTTACAACCATGCAGAAGCAGCAAG GAGGAAGCACCGGGACGTCTCCTACAACCTCCAGCACTGGGACACCATCACCTTCAGCTTCGTCCCACCTTCTGTCCCCCTCGTGCTCCCCACCCTCCTTTCACCTGAACCCCAACTCTTTCAATGTTGGCTGCAGGGAGAATCAGCTGTGCAACCTGAATCTTTCTGAGTACCCAGCTTGTGCCCGGAGCAACATGGCAGCACTGCAGAGCTACGCCGGCCTCAGTGACAATGGATATAACCGGCTTCAGAGTGGCAACTCCTCTGGGCCCCAAGCTCATGAGACTTTTATGCCACAGAGGACTTCATCATTGATCTCTGGGATGCCCACGCCACCTTCCTTGCCAAGCAACAGCAAGATGGATACATACAGTGGCCAGCTGGGGTCATATCCAACTTCACAGTTTCAGTATATGATGCAATCTGGAAACCCCTCCTCCGGCTCCTCATCTTCACACATGTTTGGGGGTGGCCATATGCAGCAGGGCTCCTACAATGCGTTTTCTCTTCACAACCCCTACAATCTCTACGGATACAATTTCCCATCCTCTCCCCGTTTGGCAGCAAGTCCAGAGAAACTGACAGCACCTCAAGGCACTTTACTCTGCTCCTCTCCATCTAATGTTCCATTTGGGGAAAGGCAGTACCTTTCCACGGGGATGGATGCAATGCACATGATTGGTAGCCCTTCAGCCAATCAACAGGCAGCAAATGGCTGTGACAGCAGACAATATGGATCAGTCCCAGGCTCATCATCACAAATGTCTGTGCATATGGTCTAA
- the LOC121399789 gene encoding uncharacterized protein LOC121399789, with protein MAIRKVAVRKVAIRKVEVRKVAVRKRAVKKVAVGKVTVRKRVVKKVAVRKVAVRKRAVKKVAVRKVAVRKVTVRKRAVKKVAVRKVAVRKVTVRKRAVKKVAVRKVAVRKRAVKKVAVRKVAVRKVAVKKVAARKVAVRKWAVKKVAVRKVAVRKRAVKKVAVRKVAVKKVAVRKVAVKKVAVKKVAVRKVTGRGQLRRWQLGRWQLGRGQLRRWQLGRWQLGRWQLGRWQLRRWQLGRWQLGRGQLRRWQLRRWQLGRGQLRRWQLRR; from the exons ATGGCAATTAGGAAGGTGGCAGTTAGGAAGGTGGCAATTAGGAAGGTGGAAGTTAGGAAGGTGGCAGTTAGGAAGAGGGCAGTTAAGAAGGTGGCAGTTGGGAAGGTGACGGTTAGGAAGAGAGTAGTTAAGAAG GTGGCAGTTAGGAAGGTGGCAGTTAGGAAGAGGGCAGTTAAGAAGGTGGCAGTTAGGAAGGTGGCAGTTAGGAAGGTGACAGTTAGGAAGAGGGCAGTTAAGAAGGTGGCAGTTAGGAAGGTGGCAGTTAGGAAGGTGACAGTTAGGAAGAGGGCAGTTAAGAAGGTGGCAGTTAGGAAGGTGGCAGTTAGGAAGAGGGCAGTTAAGAAGGTGGCAGTTAGGAAGGTGGCAGTTAGGAAGGTGGCAGTTAAGAAGGTAGCAGCGAGGAAGGTGGCAGTTAGGAAGTGGGCAGTTAAGAAGGTGGCAGTTAGGAAGGTGGCAGTTAGGAAGAGGGCAGTTAAGAAGGTGGCAGTTAGGAAGGTGGCAGTTAAGAAGGTGGCAGTTAGGAAGGTGGCAGTTAAGAAGGTGGCAGTTAAGAAGGTGGCAGTTAGGAAGGTGACAGGAAGAGGGCAGTTAAGAAGGTGGCAGTTAGGAAGGTGGCAGTTAGGAAGAGGGCAGTTAAGAAGGTGGCAGTTAGGAAGGTGGCAGTTAGGAAGGTGGCAGTTAGGAAGGTGGCAGTTAAGAAGGTGGCAGTTAGGAAGGTGGCAGTTAGGAAGAGGGCAGTTAAGAAGGTGGCAGTTAAGAAGGTGGCAGTTAGGAAGAGGGCAGTTAAGAAGGTGGCAGTTAAGAAGGTAG